The nucleotide sequence TATAGGTCTGAGGAAAATTATAGACATCTTTTCTCAAAAAATCATCATTGGTCAAGAAGGAAATATTTTGATCTGAAAACTTCAGATTAGAAGTTATTCCGCTGGGAACTTTTGATACCCATTTTACTTTATTTTGATAGTTATAAAAGATCATAAAATAAAAATTTGATACAAATAATGTAAGAATTATTAGATTGAATAAACCACTAGAAGAACTCCTCATCACAACTCTTTTTTTAGTTTTTGTTACCATGAGGTATATTCTAAGTCCCAGCAGAACAATCAATCCTGCTACCCCTATTGGAAATCCTTCACTCTTATTGTTAAATATCAATGCCATCATACTTGGCAGCAGGAGAAATAAAGCAGATAAAATATTCATATTAGAAGATTTTACTACCCAATTAAACCTTTTTTTGGCCAAGATAAATTCAATAATTCCCAGTATAAAAAATAAATATACCGCCTTTGGTGATACCAGTAGATAAAGTCCTATATTTACAGTAAATAGTACAATAAATATAGGAAATGATAGGATATATTTTGAATTCCCTCTTCTCTTTTTTAACTTTTCAACCATTTTTCTTCCCCCTACTTTAATTTTATAGATGATCTCATTCCCCTATATTTTAAATCATTGCTACAATTATACTACTTTTTTAAGTTTAAACAAGTTAAGATTAAAAAATTATAAAAATAGCCTTAAAATAACTCGAATATATAAATAATATTAATTTCATTTTTTATAATTTTAATCTTATAACTTAAGGCTCGTACAAACTACCGTTGTTAAAGTACTAAATATATGATAAAATATAAAGATTTTTTCATTCTGGCTAAACTTATCTAAGAGTTATTTTTAGCTAATTAATAATATAAGGAGTTTTAAATGAAATATATAAAACACAGAGATTTAATAGTTAATAAAAGTCTCTACAAAGTAATCTTAAAGATCTCCATTCCTCTCATGATTGGTGAGCTGATTCAAAGAGCCTATACCCTTACAGATATGTTTTTTATGGGGAAGATGGGAAGTATACAGGTAGCAGCCCTTACCTTTGTTGATCCAATAATAAATGGAATCATGGCTATTGGAATGGGATTAGCAGTTCCTATGCTGTCTATGGTTTCTCAAAATATAGGAGCCAAAAACTACGATGGTGCTAAAAAAAATATCGGTAACCTTATTTTTTTAGCATCAATTTTATCTATCTTTATTGGACTGGCAGGAGTTTTTCTTTCAGATCCAATCCTTAAAACATTAAATGCCCATGGAATATTATTAATAGAGAGTTCTCGTTATTTAAAAATTATTCTTTGGGGAACCTTTTTTACATTTATAAACGTATGTTATCTCTCCATAAAACAAGCTGAAGGAGATACCATGAAGCCTTTATATTTGAATATTGCTTCCCTTGGTCTAAACCTTTTACTCAACCCTATTTTAATATTTCAAATGAATTTAGGAATTGAAGGAGCTGCCATAGCCACGGTGGTTTCAAAAGGGTTTTTAACTATCTATGGGATCTATGACCTATTTTATAAGGGAAAAGGATTAAGGATTTCAAAAGAGCACCTTAAAATATCAAGAAAAGATCTTATATACATACTTGCTTTGGGAATCCCTGCTGTCATCACTAAATCTACTTCTCCTTTGGGGAATATGCTTATCAATTCCTATGCTGTTGGTTATGGTAGTTCTGTTATTGCAGCAGTGGGTCTAGGTAATAAGATAAATAGTATTCTATTCAGCATGGGAACCAGTCTATCCGCTACGATGACTACCATTGCTGGTCAGAACATCGGTGCTGGAAAGATAAAAAGAGTCGAAGAAGCTGTAAAAAAATTAGGAATTATAAGTATTTTTATCAGTCTCTTAGGTTCGGTTATTATAATTTTATTTTCAGAGAATATCCTCTCTTTCTTTACTTCCGATCCATCAATAAAAAAACTTACAAAAGAATTTTTTGTTGCTACAACTCCTACAGCTGTTGCATGGGGGATCTCTCAGATCATTATGGGGGTACATCAGGGAGCCGGTTATACTAAGATATCCATGTATATAACCATTATTAGATTATGGCTGCTGAGAATCCCGCTGGTTTTCATCCTGGGAATTTTTGTAGGAGAAAGGTCATTATGGTATTCTACAGCAATTGCTACGAATGCCATAGGAGTTGTCTCCATCCTATTTTATCTGTCAGGTCTATGGAAAAAGAAGAATAAATATATCATGGCATAAAAAAGCAACATGACGCTGCATCCAAATTTTTTTGTAATAAACCTTAAAATTTTGGTGATACCCTTTGCGGGTATGATTTCCTAGATAATAAAAAAAGGACTGGAAAATCCCAGTCCTTCAGATAAATAACTCCCATTATCATATATACATTTATTAATTAACTCTAAATGAATAATCATGGAAATATGGTAAATTTAATTCTGATTGCACATACCCAACTATTTGGTTATTAACTCCTCCACTTGCAGCAGAAAAATTTGTAGGATAGATAGGCACTTCTTCATTCATGATATCTTGAACTTTAGCATACAATACTTTTCTTTTACCTTCATCTAATTCTATCTTCGCAGCTTCTAAAAGAGCATCAAATTCTGAATTTTCAAAAAAACTTCTATTCCCGGCATTCCCCTTCATAGAACTATGTAGCATAGGAGTGAAACCATAATCTGCATCCCCCGATGAGTTTGACCACCCCATCAAGTATAAGTCCGTTTCACCTTTAGAAGTAATATTTAAAAATGCACCCCATTCAATTTGTTCCAGTGATAAATTAATTCCGATTTCTTTTAATTGAGCCTGCATAATTTGAGCTATTTGTGAATTAGTTTCACTTCCACTTATTGTCATTTTCATATCTATTCCTTTTTCATATCCAGCTTCCTTTAACAGTTGCTTTGCTTTTTCCTGGTCGTACCCTAAGGTTGTAGCATCTTTTGAGTAACCAAAAACTCCCGGTCCCAATAATCCATTAGCCTTTGTAACTGCTCCCATTAATATAGTCTCAATTATTATATCTCTGTCAATTCCCAAAGCAATAGCTTGTCTTACCTTTTTATCTTTTAATGCCCCTTTTTCTGTGTTTAAACCCATATATGACACCCCTAATGAAGTTACTTCGTGAAGAGTTAGATCTTTATGCTCAATAACTGAAGTTCTAGAAATTGATGCTATATCCATAGATATATCAATTTCTCCAGTTTCTAGACCTATCACCCTACTATTTTCTTCAGGAATATTTCTCACATGAACATACTTAATAGGAGCTTCACCTTTGTAATATTTGTCGTGAGCTTCCAATACAACTCTATCTCCAGCTTTCCAATCTATCATTTTATATGCCCCTGTTCCCATTGGATTTAAAGCGACTTCATCTGTGTTTTCATTATATTCTTTGTTTACGATAGAAGCTCCAATGTGACTTAAGTGATGAAATAAGGCTCCAAATGGCTCCTCCGTTTTTATTATTACTGTATATTTATCAGGTGTTTCTATTTCACTTACTAAGCTAAACAATACCCCAATCATTGGAGATTCCTTTGCTCTTTCCAAAGAATATTTAACGTCTTCTGAAGTTAGCTCACTTCCATTATGAAATAATATTCCCTCTTTCAAATTAAAAAGTACAGTGGTCTCATCCAAATATTCCCAATTTTTTGCTAGTCCAGGTACAATTTCCAATTCGATATTTTTTTCTACTAATCTGTCAAAAACATTTGTTAAAACCCTCCTTGAGTAGATATCGGTGTGCATTTGCGGATCTAATGTTCTTAACTCTGAAGACTGAGAGAAAATTAGCGTATCCTTAACCTTCTTCTCTTTTTCTTCACCACAAGCGATAAATAAAAATAAACTAACCAAGCATAATAGTATTTTTTTCAAAATTATTCCCCCTATTTATATGATATAACTTGATTATATAACATCTATAGTCCATCTAGAAATCAATTGTTAATTAAATCTATACTCTTTTTCGCCTATGTTTTATGGCTTTGTATCTTGTTTCTTAAGTTTCACTCATTTTGAACCAATATATTAATTATGTATTATTAAAATTTATTAATCTTATGATATGCAAAAAAGGACTGGAAAATTTCCAGTCCTTTTTCTATATGTCTACTTTATTCTTACTCCTAAAAGGAAGAGGATAAATTATAGACCTTGAGAATAGTCAAGTGCAGCTAATCTCTTATAATGTCTGATTTTCTTTTGAGCTTCCATTTTATTCTTAGCGAATAATTCTTTTGCTCTCTCAGGATTAGATTTAGTTAGTGTTAAGTATCTAGTCTCTCCTAATAAGAACTCTTCATATTTGTCCCAGTTAGGTTCTTTAGAATCGATTTGTAATGGGTTCTTACCTTCTAATTCTAATTTAGGATCAAATCTGAATAATGGCCAGTAACCACATTCAGTAGCTAACTTCATCTCTGTTTGAGAGTGACCCATACCTTTTCTTACACCATGTGAGATACAAGGAGCGTATGCAATGATGATAGATGGTCCTTTATGAGCTTCTGCTTCTTTAACAGCTTTTAAGTATTGAGCTTGACTTCCACCCATAGATACTTGAGCTACATAGATATGTCCATAAGACATGCAGATAGCAGCTAAATCTTTCTTCTTTAATGGCATTCCAGCTGCAGCAAACTTAACTACTGATCCAGTTGGTGATGCTTTTGATGCTTGTCCACCAGTATTTGAGTACATCTCTGTATCCATTACTAAGATGTTGATATCATCAGATGTAGCTAAAACGTGATCTATTCCACCGTAACCGATGTCATTTGCCCAACCGTCTCCACCGAAGATCCATTGTGATTTCTTAGTGATGTAATCTTTTAATGAAGTTACTTCTTTAGCATCTTCATTACCTTCGATTAATGGTAATAATTTAGTTCTGATTTCTTGAGTCTTCTCTCCATCAGTTCTGTTTTCAATCCATTCTTTGAATAATTCTGCTACTTCTGGAGTAACTTTATCCATGATTGTTTCCATTTCTACTTCTAATCTATCTCTTAATGCTTCTACAGCAACGTGCATTCCGTATCCGAACTCTGCATTATCTTCAAATAATGATGATGCCCAAGCTGGACCTTCTCCGCAACCGTTTGTACAGTAAGGAGTTGATGGAGCTGATCCACCGTATATTGATGAACAACCAGTAGCGTTTGCTACCATCATTCTATCTCCGAATAATTGAGTGATTAACTTGATGTATGGAGTTTCTCCACAACCAGCACATGCACCATGGAATTCGAATAAAGGTTGTGCAAATTGAGAAGTTTTAACATTTGCAGTTCCCATAATTTCTTTCTTGTAAGTTACTTCGTTGAATAAGAAATCAGCGAATTTTTGCTCAGGCATAACTTCAGCAATTGGAGTCATAACTAAAGCTTTTCCTTTAGGTGCTGGACATACGTTTGCACATACTCCACAACCAGTACAGTCAAGTGGTGAAACTTGTAATCTGTATTCTACACCTTCAGCTTTTCCGATAACTTTTAAAGTTTTCATGTCTTCTGGTCCATTAGCTTTTTCTTCTTCATTGATTAAGAAAGGTCTGATTACTGCATGTGGACAAACAAATGAACATTGGTTACATTGGATACAGTTTTCAGGAATCCATTGAGGTACGTTTACTGCTACCCCTCTCTTTTCAAATGCTGTAGTTCCATTTTCAAATGTACCATCTTCATATCCGTCAAATGCAGATACTGGTAAATCATATCCTTTGATAGCGTTTATTGGCTTAGCAATTTTTTCTACGAATGCAGAACCTTTGTAAGCGTCTTCAGCTGTTTCATGTACTAAGTTGATCCAAGCTGGATCTACAGTAACTTCTACTAACTCGTCTGCTCCTTTATCAATTGCATTGTAGTTCATGTCAACGATATCTTGACCTTTTTTGATGTATGACTTATAAGTATACTCTTTCATATATTCTTGAGCTTCTGTAAATGGAATTACATTAGCTAACTTAAAGAATGCAGATTGCATTATTGTGTTAGTTCTGTTTCCTAATCCTAATTCAGATGCTAATTTGTTTGCATTGATGATGAATAACTTAGCTTCTGCTTTAGCTAATTTGATCTTAACTGAGTTAGGTAAGTTTGCAACAGTTTCCTCCGCATCCCATACACAGTTTAATAAGAATGATCCACCTTTTTTTAATCCACTTGTCATATCATACTTACCTAAGTAAGATGGTGTAGAACATGCTACGAATGAAGGTCTGTTGATTAAGTAAGTTGATCTGATAGGGTCTTTACCGAATCTTAAGTGAGATCTAGTAACTCCTCCAGATTTCTTTGAATCATATGCGAAGTAAGCTTGAGCATAAAGATCAGTCTTATCTCCTATGATTTTGATTGAGTTTTTGTTAGCTCCTACAGTACCGTCAGATCCTAATCCGAAGAATAAACATTCTTTTACGTTATCAGCAACTACTGATACAGATTCTCCTACTGGTAATGATAAGTGAGTAACGTCATCGATAATTCCTACTGTGAATCCTTCTTTAGGAGTATCTAATTTTGCATTTTCAAATACAGCTACTATTTGAGCAGGTGTAGTATCTTTAGAAGATAATCCGTATCTTCCTCCAACGATTTTTGGTGCATTTTTGTCATCTTTGAATAACTCAACTATGTCAAGGTATAAAGGTTCTCCGTTTGCTCCAGGTTCTTTAGTTCTATCTAATACAGATATAGTTTTAACTGTCTTAGGTAAAACATTCATGAAGTACTCAGCAGAGAATGGTCTGTATAAGTGAACAGTTAATAATCCTACTTTTTCTCCTGATGCCACTAAATGATCTACAGTTTCTTTGATAGTCTCTGTAACTGATCCCATAGCTACTACTATTCTTTCAGCATCTGCTGCTCCATAGTAAGTAAATGGCTTATATTCTCTTCCTGTAATCTTTGAAATTTCTTCCATATATTCTAAAACTGCTGCTGGTACTGCATCATAATATTTATTTTGAGCTTCTCTAGCTTGGAAATAAACGTCATCGTTTTGAGCTGTTCCTCTTGTCACTGGGTGATGAGGGTTGATTGCTCTATCTCTGAATGCTTGAACAGCATCTCTATCTAATAATCTATCTAAATCTGCATAATCCATTACTTCTACTTTGTTGATTTCATGTGAAGTTCTGAAACCGTCGAAGAAATGCATGAAAGGTACTCTTGTTTTAAATGTTGCTAAATGAGCCACACCTGCAAGGTCCATTACTTCTTGTACAGATCCAGAGGCCAACATTGCATAACCAGTTTGTCTTGCAGCATATATATCTGAGTGATCTCCAAATATAGATAATGCTTGAGCTGATAATGATCTAGCTGATACATGGATTACTGAAGGTAATAGTTCTCCAGCGATCTTATACATGTTAGGTATTTTTAATAATAATCCTTGTGATGCTGTATAAGTAGTCGTTAAAGCTCCTGCTTGTAACGCTCCATGAACTGATCCTGCTGCTCCTGCTTCCGATTGCATTTCTACTAACTTTACAGGTACTCCGAATAAGTTTTTCTTACCTTGAGCTGCCCATTGATCAGTGTATTCTGCCATTGGTGATGATGGTGTTATAGGATAGATTCCTGCTACTTCTGTGAATGCGTATGATACCCACGCTGCAGCTTGGTTTCCGTCCATTGTTTGCATAGTTTTAGCCATTTTTTTGACCTCCTGAAAATTTTAATTATATTTTATTGGTGTCAGTAAAATAAAATATCTTTCATGTACAATTTTACTTCACTAGCAATATTTTGTCAATAATTCATTATTATTTTTTTAAACTTATCTCTTTTTACACTTTTTTCGTCCTTAAAACGTCATATATAACCACTTCCACACATTTAATTATTTTTTTCACTTAGTATTATCGAGGTTAAAACCTTTGATTCTCTAAGTTTTTGTACGATTATACTTTACAAATCCCCCTATATTTCTGTGTTTTATGGACATTTTT is from Psychrilyobacter atlanticus DSM 19335 and encodes:
- a CDS encoding MATE family efflux transporter, encoding MKYIKHRDLIVNKSLYKVILKISIPLMIGELIQRAYTLTDMFFMGKMGSIQVAALTFVDPIINGIMAIGMGLAVPMLSMVSQNIGAKNYDGAKKNIGNLIFLASILSIFIGLAGVFLSDPILKTLNAHGILLIESSRYLKIILWGTFFTFINVCYLSIKQAEGDTMKPLYLNIASLGLNLLLNPILIFQMNLGIEGAAIATVVSKGFLTIYGIYDLFYKGKGLRISKEHLKISRKDLIYILALGIPAVITKSTSPLGNMLINSYAVGYGSSVIAAVGLGNKINSILFSMGTSLSATMTTIAGQNIGAGKIKRVEEAVKKLGIISIFISLLGSVIIILFSENILSFFTSDPSIKKLTKEFFVATTPTAVAWGISQIIMGVHQGAGYTKISMYITIIRLWLLRIPLVFILGIFVGERSLWYSTAIATNAIGVVSILFYLSGLWKKKNKYIMA
- a CDS encoding ABC transporter substrate-binding protein — protein: MKKILLCLVSLFLFIACGEEKEKKVKDTLIFSQSSELRTLDPQMHTDIYSRRVLTNVFDRLVEKNIELEIVPGLAKNWEYLDETTVLFNLKEGILFHNGSELTSEDVKYSLERAKESPMIGVLFSLVSEIETPDKYTVIIKTEEPFGALFHHLSHIGASIVNKEYNENTDEVALNPMGTGAYKMIDWKAGDRVVLEAHDKYYKGEAPIKYVHVRNIPEENSRVIGLETGEIDISMDIASISRTSVIEHKDLTLHEVTSLGVSYMGLNTEKGALKDKKVRQAIALGIDRDIIIETILMGAVTKANGLLGPGVFGYSKDATTLGYDQEKAKQLLKEAGYEKGIDMKMTISGSETNSQIAQIMQAQLKEIGINLSLEQIEWGAFLNITSKGETDLYLMGWSNSSGDADYGFTPMLHSSMKGNAGNRSFFENSEFDALLEAAKIELDEGKRKVLYAKVQDIMNEEVPIYPTNFSAASGGVNNQIVGYVQSELNLPYFHDYSFRVN
- the nifJ gene encoding pyruvate:ferredoxin (flavodoxin) oxidoreductase, with translation MAKTMQTMDGNQAAAWVSYAFTEVAGIYPITPSSPMAEYTDQWAAQGKKNLFGVPVKLVEMQSEAGAAGSVHGALQAGALTTTYTASQGLLLKIPNMYKIAGELLPSVIHVSARSLSAQALSIFGDHSDIYAARQTGYAMLASGSVQEVMDLAGVAHLATFKTRVPFMHFFDGFRTSHEINKVEVMDYADLDRLLDRDAVQAFRDRAINPHHPVTRGTAQNDDVYFQAREAQNKYYDAVPAAVLEYMEEISKITGREYKPFTYYGAADAERIVVAMGSVTETIKETVDHLVASGEKVGLLTVHLYRPFSAEYFMNVLPKTVKTISVLDRTKEPGANGEPLYLDIVELFKDDKNAPKIVGGRYGLSSKDTTPAQIVAVFENAKLDTPKEGFTVGIIDDVTHLSLPVGESVSVVADNVKECLFFGLGSDGTVGANKNSIKIIGDKTDLYAQAYFAYDSKKSGGVTRSHLRFGKDPIRSTYLINRPSFVACSTPSYLGKYDMTSGLKKGGSFLLNCVWDAEETVANLPNSVKIKLAKAEAKLFIINANKLASELGLGNRTNTIMQSAFFKLANVIPFTEAQEYMKEYTYKSYIKKGQDIVDMNYNAIDKGADELVEVTVDPAWINLVHETAEDAYKGSAFVEKIAKPINAIKGYDLPVSAFDGYEDGTFENGTTAFEKRGVAVNVPQWIPENCIQCNQCSFVCPHAVIRPFLINEEEKANGPEDMKTLKVIGKAEGVEYRLQVSPLDCTGCGVCANVCPAPKGKALVMTPIAEVMPEQKFADFLFNEVTYKKEIMGTANVKTSQFAQPLFEFHGACAGCGETPYIKLITQLFGDRMMVANATGCSSIYGGSAPSTPYCTNGCGEGPAWASSLFEDNAEFGYGMHVAVEALRDRLEVEMETIMDKVTPEVAELFKEWIENRTDGEKTQEIRTKLLPLIEGNEDAKEVTSLKDYITKKSQWIFGGDGWANDIGYGGIDHVLATSDDINILVMDTEMYSNTGGQASKASPTGSVVKFAAAGMPLKKKDLAAICMSYGHIYVAQVSMGGSQAQYLKAVKEAEAHKGPSIIIAYAPCISHGVRKGMGHSQTEMKLATECGYWPLFRFDPKLELEGKNPLQIDSKEPNWDKYEEFLLGETRYLTLTKSNPERAKELFAKNKMEAQKKIRHYKRLAALDYSQGL